In Carassius carassius chromosome 14, fCarCar2.1, whole genome shotgun sequence, the genomic stretch CATCATCAAACATACAGATTCCCCACCAAAGTAAGTCCATAGCAGTAATCCAACTGTCCAAGGTAGCTACATCCAAACAGAAACCTTGTTTGCTGGACTCAGTGTAGCAAAATCTCAGCCAGGACCACAAAGCTGGCACAAATATTCGTTCAGTACAAACAGAAAAGTCCTTCTACAAGACACAAAAATGCCTCCTGTTAATTAGGTGCAATCCATTCACTATATTCAATAAGCACAAAAATAATCTTTCAtcagaaaataaaacatcaacatgaacatatatattttacttacagTTGAGCATGAAACAGAGAGCTTATCAACCAGTACTTTGTTTGACAGGTGACCAAGGAGGTCAGCCATGCTAATTTCTTCTACTGCTCACCTGTCTCTTTATCTAGGCATAGAGGTCTCCCTAATACCTCTAGTGGTGAGGAGTGTAATTGCAGTTTAAAAAACTAAGTAACTGACAAGAGTTTGTTAcaacgtttctttgcaggtcaccatggttaacaatggaagaacaatgatttcaagcatcaccctccttttaacatgtcaagtctgccattctaacccaatcagcctggcataatgatctccagccttgtgctcatcaacattctcacctgagttaacaagacgattcctgaaatgatctcagcaggtcctttaatgacagcaatgaaatgcagtggaaaggtttttggggattaagtaaattttcatggcaaagaaggactatgcaattcatctgatcactcttcataacattctggagtatatgcaaattgctattattaaaacttaagcagcaacttttccaatttccaatatttatgtaattctcaaaacttttggccacgactgtatgctcTCATTGATCGACTACCGATTGTTATCAGCCGATGATCACTTTGAGCAGTTTGATTGGCGGTCTCTATAAAAGCCGATCTCAAGCCGATGACGCGCCTGCCGTGAGTGGTTTGGCATGACATGCAGTGGCAACGTCTCGGCGTAggtgaaataattataatgttgAAGGTGAGGTTCAGTTCATATTTCTTAATTAACTTATAAAGTAATTTATAAAGACAATTTCACAAAGAGCGTGAGTGAATCACTGCTCTCTCTCAAAATACGCAAATGGCTTCAAATCACATTGCGTCTGCACTAGAATAGCTGCACGCTGAACAGTCGACACAATCGTCTCTAAATTGCATTATTCTAGCCAGTGTTTAAACCATTTAGCACTCGCACGCTCTCCTAGAGACTGACCACATTGTTTACAGCAAATATGAACATCGGAAGTTCTGTTCCAGATCTGGTCCATCTTTTGGCACAAAGGGGCAAATACCGGCACGGATCCGTTTTTCTTAATCTGGACCAGAACTGGGCACTTTCAGTATCAATGTTTGGgtttgaaatcaaaatagaagtataaatgttgtgtttgaagTAAACAGCCACAGATCAGGAGCAGTCTGTGCTGCTTCTGTACCACACATGGACTAAATGACACACTGCAAACAAGTGTGAACCTCACATACAGCTCACAAAACCAGGCTTGCGCTGTGTGTAAGCTGTCGTGCAACAAAAACACTGTGgtcaaaacaaaaatgcaatgCATGATCCAACATTTAAGtgagatagattttttttcagggaaatcactttatttaattattcatttaaatcacTATAAATGTAATGTTGCTCGTGACAACAAATCAAAAGTGCAATTCTTGTGTTTCAAGCTGCTTATTTTCAGCAAGCcataatatacatgtataatatacattatatatgaaATGCACTTACTCTAGATGAATGTCAACAGAAAACACAGATTctaattttattgattttaaataagCAGTCATccagtaaaaacacatttttgcatatatcaaacaggtttaaaaaaagaaattaaacatttcacTATATATTTCACAAATACACCTATAAGGACTTCATATAAACCCACActtataaagaagaaaaaaaaaaaaagatgtcgcTCACGTGCCTAAAGCATGATTtattaaattatgcattattatagCATGAACTCTGAATACACTTTACTTAACCACCTTTCTCAGCTCAGCCAAGACCCAGATGGCGAAGGTGAGCAGTGCCACTGATCCGGACTGATGTGTGGCTGCCAGCGAGGTGGGGACATAGAGCAGCAGCGTACTGATGCCCAAAACCACCTGAGAATGACAtcagaaaaacacattatattagCACCACTTTTTCTGTAGGTTAAAGTCACagcttataaaaatgtaatagcaTTAATCCAGATAGTTCTACCTAATACTGTGATGATACCAgtccaatttattttaatttttcaaagTGACCCTTTTTACCACACCTTAACACACATTAATCCATATGTTGTACCTTTATTACATTAAGAATTTGAGATTTAATTACACTGAGAAAATTACgacattaataattattacattattcatgtaaaaaaaatgtgaatttataCAATTAATTATGAGAAGCTTTAGACAAAACTTCTGAGAAAAGCCTCTGCAACTGCGGTGTAATTAGTAAAAATATCAACGCCACTTGTGGTCAGTTCTCACCAAGGTTGGTACACAGCCTCGCTTTGACTATAGTGTGTTCAGAGAGTATTTCAGAGAGTACTGAAGACATCACATTAGCATTCAGGCCCATAACTCAGTCAGTTGAAGCACCTTTGGCAGTGATTGTAGCCTTTTTGGGTATGATGCCACAAGCTTTGTACTTCTGGATTTTGGGATTTTCCTCAGCAAATCCTCTCAGTTTGGATGGGGATTGTTGGTGAACAGCCACTCTTAAATCCCTCCAGAGATGTTTGGTTGGGTTCAAGTCTGTACTGGAATCGTTGTTAAGTCACTTGTGTTGTCTAGGCTGTGCTGATTGTCCTGTTGGAAGTTAAACCTTTGGTCCAGTCTGATATCTCTCTATTTTGCTTTGTTCCACTTTCCTTTTAACCTTCCAGTCCCTGACACTATGAAACACTcgcacagcatgatgctgccaccgaTGGGATCACATTGTGCATAAGCTGTGCCTGGTTTCCTAGCAGACATGATAATTGGATGCAGTTCATCAGACCAGACAATCTTGTTTCTCACAGATGCTTTTCTTAAATGCTTGCATGGACTGAGGACAGGCTTCAGTCTGGCCAATCTGACATATGTctcgtttccaccgaaattacccggaacatttgtaccaggaactttttccccccagacctgttgctttctgcgtttccaccacggtgtaaagtaccgggaagattaggcaaatagaccgGAGACGTAGGTCTGCgagcgtttctcaatacaaagtacgctgattttggacttgcatcctcggtagttcagactttgtgcattcgactcgggagtgtgatgtccgcgacgactcaaatccggtaaatctgcagcgtacttgataacttcagtcagatgaccatggctactgcaattttcctctctgtatatttacaataaaatgaaataggatatcaaataccactgcctcctttctttttcatttaaacataataacagctgcagaaatgtacttagttcagggatatgtgtatatatacagccattacaatgaaacgaaatattatatagatttgccttttttattttcattttaacatatagataaattgaatacagaccaaagaaaacctgttagatttaccccgcagctgaattatattttatgtttaaccactaaagagacatcagagccagcggcacatatcagaaggtctagccgaggtgaggctgttctcggcggatacatgaggactgagctctcgctgatcgcgtggagctgaccgtctctgagatcggcgaaacacatttttaaatagatgctgtctttataaataaaccacagatttgagttttaaacaactacattctcgcctgaaatacttttaaaattacatttcatgacacaataactgtaatattttgaaaatgatcctaataaatggtggttgaactcaaccaatgctgtgtgaactcaaccaatcaggatgtttagcgcccaagtcccgcccccgaaagttcaggaactttgaaaaagtaccacctcgccagcagggactttctgaggggcatttttttttacccggaactttatttagttcctggttactgcggtggaaacacaccgagtaccagtccaaagtccctagttcctgggtaaagttcctgcggtggaaacgcggcgaTAGACCTCAGATCAGTGAAGTCCTACTGTGAGTCTCCTATCTCCACACTGATCATCAGGTTCTTACCTCGCCTCTCTCTCCATACTTACTGCTCAGTTTGGCTGGGTGACCAGCTCTATGAAGAGTTCTGGTTGTTCCAAACATCTTCCAATAAGATTTTTGGATCCCACTGTTCTCTTGGGAACCTTCAGTGAGGCAGAAGTTTTTGTAGGCTTTCCCCTGTTTGACACAATACAGACTCCGAGATCTGAAGGCAGTACCTGTGACCTCAtggcttgtatttatttatttatttattttttggttggtTTATTATATTGACAGGTTTTGTCATCTCAAAAAACTGCCACGGATGGACTCCATTCAGTGTGTAGGACCATCTCAAAGATGATCCAGAAAAATGTGATGCACCTAAGCTAAATTTTTTAAGTGTCATAGCACAttaagggtctgaatacttatgtCAATGTCAACAACATAACTAGCTGCTGAAATCTCATTGGCTACAGGTGtccatttttgttcatttatgatatttgaaaGATATGTTAGCATTTGCACCAAAGAAGATGCATGTCAGTTGTCAATTTATTCGATCTTATGCAAGCAGAGCTATGATGATTTCTCACTCGTTGTTTCCTCAAAGCATTTCCAATGTGTCAAATTTCATTTAGACACTGCTTTCAGTAGCTATAGGTAAATgagtaaaaaaatgtatgtctgACCATTTAATTTGTTTAGGCTATATCTTGgtaacctttcttttttttcaggcataataataataaagacaaaaaatcTGATCAAACACAATAGCACATTAAAGTACTTTTTGGTCAATAATAATTttagaagaggaagaagaagaaaatggatGAAAATACAATAGGACTGGACTCCTAATGAGTGTGTAGTGCGATTTATGGTGCAGTTTTAGGCTTTTTACTTGTGTATAGGCCATGGCTGTGAGACAGCCAATTGCGATCTTCGCCCGTCTGGGCAGATGGACCCGTCTGGAGAACAAGTAGAGTCCTGTGATGGCTGTCAGTGAGCCGATGCCCTGTACACACATGAAACACCTCAGATAAACCACATCTGCTAGAGCAGACACATTTCAGCTGACAGGAGCAGTGCTAACCAGAATGCGATGGTCAAACTGAACCGTTGTGGGATTTTCAAACACGTTCTTGATGGCAGGGGAAAAAGCCAGAAGATCATCAGGGATCCAGCGCTCGCCCATCTTTGGGAAAGAGTTATAAACCAAACCCGCATCCAGTCCAGCAACAAAGGCACCTGTAAGAGACCATGAAAAATTACACAGACTGTCAAATTAGACCAAACAGCCTTAACAAATATTTTCCTCTGATCCTGATACAGTGAGTTACAGACTAAAGATCTAAATTCAATTTAAGTTATGTAGCCTTGTCAACATTCCCTCCGTGTAAACAGTTCTTTATAGATACTAGTACAGTATCACTACtaacatattttataataacattacatGGGAGTtccttattatttatattattgtgtCCCATGTTATATCCTCCatgtcacaaaataaaaatgacaggaATGGCTGATTACTCTACATGCGAGCAAAAAGAGCAATAGcataggtgtgatcgacaaaggacaacaaagcaggaaactatacggtgcacttacccccccccacacacacacacacatgcacacagtgacataatttatatagtataataataaattaatacaaaatattgtacttgtttaaatgaattcataaattaaataattaaaaaagggaagaacaatttaaatacacatctaaattaaatgattgaacaaaaaaaatcataaaaggagtaatgtgggaaatatgcttcaaagactgggcaaaacaggaatgaaatccaaaaaatctgtcaataacttgctgctgacgtgcacgaaaactagccatttattgggcatttcttgtcctcccagatgttttgtttttccttatttctatggtgtcctttacatctattaaaaataacatctttatttgcctctatatttttgaaaggtatcttttcttgtgtttttgttcagccattttgtcagtgctttattatagacttctatgattgctaattcacaacagaagacgattattaggttgaacgttcagaatacgagtccataggttatatttcagcacgaatttcgcgaatggacagcgactcttaagttgcacgtagaacgcgttcatgtcaagtaaagtttttgggaaaagcacgtggaattgcggcgagcgtttataaccttgcacgttgagagcgctcttcagagctaagatacattgttatcgggaaactcgacccagatcagatttaagcattcattaaagtgaatcggttcaaaggagtcattagttcgcaaatcggacgagtcattagtggacagatatgctcatatgctccgcgcacataacgttactcccaaatatatttttaggtcgcacagattaaatttcaggaccatatgcgacaaaaatgttggcaatttcgagccttgtagaagctgctaaactttctagctagaagtaagcaataaccaacatggcgttactttgctaagttagcccagaatcgtttaacattaaagttatggaatcatgacaaaagtgatcaatagaTTGGTTAAaatttactagacctgcatataaaaatgtaagacaatatattggatatgcttacatgaatcacccgtgttcacggtcttcgtcaATCAACTGAAGCGGTTCACGTGTAGATGGTCgggtgtgtgcgcattcagaacggtgcgcgtacactttgaacttcaatcgtgacaaattattggactactattaattattggaatgacatgacgacatgattcaaaggcacaaaaaacattgacagcggtgagcgatcattatgtttaccaaaacccgacccatcgcaaccgcctacaccccgaccactttttttttttttcttgatttacgagagcatcattttcaggtcgGAAAAGCCGGATTTCCAGATTTTTCCGGTAGAATAACACCCCTGAACAGCCTATGGATCAGTAGCtgttttatgtcattatttttaccacattatttaatatttgtaacaaACTCAAATTATTtgcaatttacatttaataattagaAACCCTATCCATTTCAATAATTCAAACGATACATTTGACataaaacacagtttacataaaaTAGCAGGTTTGCATATTTACTTGTATTCTTGTATTCAGTCTGTTATTAGAAGCCATTTTTGATTGGATCGTAGAAAGTGTTTCTGTTTTTGAGTGAGAGGCTGCTGAGGAAGAAAGAGTGAACTTGATTGTCCCCTTGACAACCCCTGTGCATATGGTTTTAAAagaatcatttataataaacactacaACACACAAGTCATGTCATGCATTTGCTCATACCAGAGAGAGCCGTGAGGAAGACCAGGCCGCCCGTAACCTTGGCAAACCTCCTTAACTGCAGAAAGTTCCTGCTGTCAGGTATCTACAGTGGAGCAGAGACAGAAGATTGATCTGTAACACATCCAAACCTCCTGAAACAGCAGCAGGCAGAGCAGAAATCACAGCTTACCTTGTTGGCAGGCAGCATGAGAGTGAGTCCCATCCAGAGACTGGAGCAGTACAGCAGCAGAGCGGAGCCCAGATGAGCCGCCAGCCTGTACTGACTGACACGGGGAATGTCGTACGATTCGGGTTTCTCCTCCAGACCACTCTTCACCATGTACCATCCCAGAAGACCCTGAGCATGTGCATCCATTAACAGATCTTAATTACACAGCACAATCTGAACTAACTGAAACTAGTGACAGGATGGGAGGGGTTGTAAAGAAGTAGTTCTATATACATCAAGACATGTTGAGGGAAACTCAGGGTTTGCTCAATCTAAACGCAAGCTTACCTGGGTAGAAACTGAAACCTGCTTTCTGCTACAGGCCACAGGGTTCTCCAACCCTGCTCACGAAGAGCTAACTTCCTGCAGACTTAAGTTCAAACCCTGCTTCAACACACCTTGATTGGCCTGTCCAGGTCCAAAGtcagggttgaagctgaactctgcagtatTGTAGCTCTGCAGGAGCAGAGGTGGAGACCCCTGTTAAAGACATCTGTTCATTCAAGACATAGGATTCTGTTCGATTCCGCGTGCTGTTCCGAATCTAACGAAACCAATCTTTTTTGGCCAAATTGGTCAGAGGTTATAAGCAGAAATGGCAAtgttttatatcttttgctgtgaCAAAACTACTTATGTGCCCTCAGGTCATCCTTGTTGTAACACTTACCAAGGTTGGTCAGAATCTGCTAAAGCATTGTGGAGATATAGCTTCATGTCCTTTTTTGCACTAACTTTGAAAAAATTTGTTAGCACATTTTATGAAATTGGTTTGGTATATCAAAAAGCTTTAGGTAAGTTAAAACAGTTAAAGCGTTtgcaaaatactgtattttactacatacagtgggtaaaataagtattgaacacaccaccatttttcccagtaaatatatttctgaagGTGCTGTTGATTTCAGCTGCTGTCTTGGCTGTCCATGCCTTTTTGCATCTTCCTTTTTAttcatgtgttcaatactttttccctGTGTCACTCCACATTATAATacagaacttaatttctgaacttgtttgttttggattacttgggttgttacaGACAAATTcaagtcaacagcacctttagaaatatatttactgagaaaaatagtGAGGCGTTCAATtcttaattcaatttttttatattttcttaccAGTAGGTGGTGCTGTGCCGAGGCTACTCATGTGcccttaaagggttggttcacccaaaaatgaaaataatgtaattaataactcaccctcatgttgttcaaaaccagtaagacctccattcatcttctgaacacagtttaagatattttagatttagtccgagagctctcagtccctccattgaagctgtgtgtacggtctactgtccatgtccagaaaggtaagaaaaacatcatcaaagtagtccatgtgacatcagagggacagttagaatattttgaagcatcaaaaatacattttggtccaaaaatagcaaaaactactactttattcatcattgtcttttcttccgtgtctgttgtgagagagttcaaaacataacagttcaatgatatccggttcacgaacgaatcactcgatgtaaccggatctttttgaaccagttcaccaaatcgaactgaatcgttttatacggttcgcgtctccaatacacattaatccacaaatgacttaagctgttaacttgtttaatgtgtctgacactccctctgagttctaataaaccaatatcccggagtaattcatttactcaaacagtacactgactgaactgatgtgaagagagaactgaagatgaacaccgagccgagtcagATAACGTACAACagattgactcattctcgagtcaagaaccgtttctgtcagacgcgtctgattcgagaaccgaggagctgatgatactgcgcatgtgtgattcagcgggaagcagaccgacacacagagcgtctgaaccgaactgattctgttggtgattgattctgaactgattctgtgctaatgttatgagcccaggtaaaccgaaggcttgaatcaagggcaatcatcgcaaatgatacgtcgagcgcaaaagaaccggtgaaggTTTGTTGAATTTATTGAGTTTATTGACCGGTTTATTGAAtagaactgtccaaaagaactactggtgatccgaaaactgatgtaatcggttcttgactcgtgaacgtgaatgagtcttttgttcgttatctgtctcggctcggtgttcatcttcagttctctactcacagcagttcagtcagtgcactaaatgagtaaatgaattactccgggatattggtttgtttgaactcagagggagtgtcagccacattaaaaaagttaacagcttaagtcatttgtggattaatgcgtattggaagaCGCGAACCgtataaaacaattcagttcgatttggtgaactggttcaaaaagatccggttacatcgaatgattcgttcgtgaaccggatatcacaaactgctttgttttgaactctctcacaacagacacggtagtttttgctatttttggaccaaatgtattttcgatgcttcaaaaaattctaactgaccctctgatgtcacatggactactttgatgatgtttttcttacttttctggacatggacagtagaccgtacacacagcttcaatggagggactgagagctctcggactaaatctaaaatatcttaaactgtgttcagaagatgaacggaggtcttactggtttggaacgacatgagggtgagttattaatgacataatttagatttttgggtgaactaaccctttaagtcatgCTTGGTATAAAACGTACCAAGTTTGGTCTAAATTTGCTAAAGCGTTGCAAAGATACAGCCTAGTCCATTTTTGCATAAATTTCGGCAAATTCGTTAGCAAGATTTTTGAAAACGTATTTGGTACGTATGGTATATTTCCCGCTAAATTCAAAAATGATAAAGTCTTGAGCTGTAGAAAAGCCGaagaaaatattaaacattttttaaattgttaattatTCGAGACTT encodes the following:
- the LOC132157495 gene encoding cytochrome c oxidase assembly protein COX15 homolog, encoding MVLPVLRLALSCRCQTAGRNIQRTPLRQWLLRRGQTTVTSVRTAAIPNAASDRVLGRWLLGCSGLVLGAVVLGGVTRLTESGLSMVDWHLVKEMKPPRTQAEWENEFSKYKQFPEFKIMNHDMTLTEFKFIFYMEWGHRMWGRLVGLAYILPTVYFWKRGYFSRSLKPRVLGLCGFVVFQGLLGWYMVKSGLEEKPESYDIPRVSQYRLAAHLGSALLLYCSSLWMGLTLMLPANKIPDSRNFLQLRRFAKVTGGLVFLTALSGAFVAGLDAGLVYNSFPKMGERWIPDDLLAFSPAIKNVFENPTTVQFDHRILGIGSLTAITGLYLFSRRVHLPRRAKIAIGCLTAMAYTQVVLGISTLLLYVPTSLAATHQSGSVALLTFAIWVLAELRKVVK